The nucleotide sequence GAGGACAGCTTCCGGATCTTCCGGTGGATGGCTTCGGTGTGGCCGTCGAGGATCTCGATCAGCCGCGGCATGATCGTGTCCGGCATCTTCGTCTGCCGGTAGATTTCCGCGAGCTCCTGCATCTGCTTGAGGGAGATCCCGAGCTCCTTGGCCTTCAGGACGAAC is from Thermodesulfobacteriota bacterium and encodes:
- a CDS encoding MerR family DNA-binding protein — encoded protein: FVLKAKELGISLKQMQELAEIYRQTKMPDTIMPRLIEILDGHTEAIHRKIRKLSSLERDIQEFRKRIVEYYGISR